The Apium graveolens cultivar Ventura chromosome 6, ASM990537v1, whole genome shotgun sequence genome contains a region encoding:
- the LOC141666135 gene encoding small RNA degrading nuclease 5-like, with the protein MQNKPLIPKVIMLYVPGLDAGLYLLQSKVLHNFKEYCGVPRAVSALNCVADVIQTIDAHLTYKVKRKTDIAQPIRKPVQNQSSNQGTCDSVFDLSFGDLSKDLPFPLSYYTLTETELEQNGYFCIQPDFVSTLPCPSGAPTHEILALDCDMGKSCEPETGKESKEKDTSVALKERHHGDVNKQLKIKVSFKLSLQELGGQEYRGAPTFGF; encoded by the exons ATGCAGAACAAACCCCTCATTCCCAAAGTTATTATGCTTTATGTACCTGGCCTTGACGCAGGTCTTTACTTGTTACAGTCAAAGGTACTTCACAATTTCAAAGAGTACTGTGGCGTTCCAAGAGCAGTGTCAGCTCTAAA TTGTGTAGCAGATGTAATACAGACTATAGATGCTCATCTTACATACAAGGTGAAAAGAAAAACGGATATTGCTCAGCCTATAAGAAAACCTGTTCAGAATCAGAGTTCCAATCAAG GAACCTGTGATTCTGTTTTTGATCTATCCTTTGGTGATCTCTCGAAAGATTTACCATTTCCCCTGTCATATTACACACTCACAGAGACCGAACTAGAACAAAATGGTTACTTCTGTATTCAACCAG ATTTTGTTTCAACACTTCCGTGTCCTTCAGGAGCTCCCACCCACGAAATATTGGCGCTTGATTGTGATATG GGGAAGTCTTGTGAACCAGAGACTGGGAAAGAGTCAAAGGAGAAGGATACATCAGTTGCCCTAAAG GAACGTCATCATGGAGATGTCAACAAACAGCTAAAAATCAAGGTTTCTTTTAAATTATCTTTG CAAGAGTTAGGAGGACAAGAGTATAGGGGTGCTCCTACATTTGGATTTTGA